A single region of the Plantactinospora soyae genome encodes:
- a CDS encoding ABC transporter ATP-binding protein, which yields MIELRELTKRYGGRVAVDGLSVRIQPGVVTGFLGPNGSGKSTTMRMILGLDAPDHGEALIGGVRYPDLSWPLKAVGTLLDAGAFHPGRSARAHLAALAASNDISGSRVEQVLRTVGLSDAATRRAGTYSLGMRQRLGVAVALLGDPGVLLLDEPVNGLDPEGIRWIRDLLRGLAAEGRTVFVSSHLIAEMALTADRLVVIGRGRLLAETTVAELAAGADSLEDAFFRLTAQATDYRGMGAS from the coding sequence GTGATCGAACTACGTGAGCTGACCAAACGCTACGGCGGCCGGGTCGCCGTCGACGGGCTGAGCGTCCGGATCCAGCCGGGGGTGGTGACCGGCTTCCTCGGCCCGAACGGATCCGGCAAGTCGACGACGATGCGGATGATCCTCGGCCTGGATGCCCCGGACCATGGCGAGGCACTGATCGGCGGCGTCCGGTACCCGGATCTGAGCTGGCCGTTGAAGGCGGTCGGCACGCTGCTTGATGCCGGGGCCTTCCATCCCGGCCGCAGCGCCCGGGCGCACCTGGCCGCACTGGCCGCGAGCAACGACATCTCCGGTTCCCGGGTCGAGCAGGTGCTGCGCACCGTCGGTCTCTCCGACGCGGCAACCCGGCGCGCCGGCACGTACTCGCTCGGCATGCGCCAGCGGCTCGGCGTCGCGGTGGCCCTGCTCGGCGACCCGGGCGTCCTCCTGCTCGACGAGCCGGTCAACGGACTGGATCCGGAGGGCATCCGCTGGATCCGGGACCTGTTGCGCGGACTCGCCGCCGAAGGCCGGACGGTGTTCGTGTCCAGCCACCTGATCGCCGAGATGGCGCTGACCGCCGACCGGCTGGTGGTCATCGGCCGCGGCCGGCTGCTGGCCGAGACGACCGTCGCCGAGCTCGCCGCCGGCGCCGACAGCCTGGAGGACGCGTTCTTCCGGCTCACCGCGCAGGCCACCGACTATCGCGGAATGGGAGCGTCATGA
- the pdxT gene encoding pyridoxal 5'-phosphate synthase glutaminase subunit PdxT, with amino-acid sequence MPEVTIGVLALQGDVREHLLALTSAGASARRVRRAEELEQVDGLVIPGGESTTISKLADEFGLLDPVRKRIGAGMPVYGSCAGMIMLATEVLDGRPDQQGFGGIEMTVRRNAFGRQVDSFEAPVEIVGVPGPSFSAVFIRAPWVERVGDGVEVLGRVTEGPAAGRIVAVRQGNAVATSFHPELTGDRRLHRWFVDLVRQSEDRSEERSEERV; translated from the coding sequence GTGCCCGAGGTGACCATCGGGGTCCTGGCGCTCCAGGGTGACGTCCGGGAGCATCTGCTGGCGCTGACCTCGGCGGGCGCGTCCGCCCGCCGGGTCCGCCGGGCGGAGGAGCTGGAGCAGGTCGACGGCCTGGTGATCCCCGGCGGCGAGTCGACCACCATCAGCAAGCTGGCCGACGAGTTCGGGCTGCTCGACCCGGTGCGCAAGCGGATCGGCGCCGGCATGCCGGTGTACGGCTCGTGTGCCGGGATGATCATGCTGGCGACCGAGGTGCTGGACGGCCGCCCCGACCAGCAGGGCTTCGGCGGTATCGAGATGACGGTACGACGCAACGCGTTCGGACGGCAGGTCGACTCCTTCGAGGCGCCGGTCGAGATCGTCGGCGTACCGGGGCCGAGTTTCTCCGCCGTCTTCATCCGGGCACCCTGGGTGGAGCGGGTCGGCGACGGTGTCGAGGTGCTGGGACGGGTGACCGAGGGGCCGGCCGCTGGTCGGATCGTGGCGGTCCGGCAGGGCAACGCCGTCGCCACCTCGTTCCATCCGGAGTTGACCGGGGACCGGCGTCTGCACCGCTGGTTCGTGGACCTTGTCCGGCAGTCCGAGGACCGGTCCGAGGAGCGGTCCGAGGAGCGGGTCTGA
- the pdxS gene encoding pyridoxal 5'-phosphate synthase lyase subunit PdxS, translating into MVGTARVKRGMAEMLKGGVIMDVVTAEQAKIAEDAGAVAVMALERVPADIRAQGGVSRMSDPDMIDSIINAVSIPVMAKARIGHFVEAQVLQALGVDYVDESEVLTPADYANHIDKWQFTVPFVCGATNLGEALRRLTEGAAMIRSKGEAGTGDVSNATTHMRKIRDEIRRLGSLPTDELYVAAKELQAPYELVREVAETGKLPVVLFTAGGIATPADAAMMMQLGAEGVFVGSGIFKSGNPAQRAAAIVKATTFYDDPDVLAKVSRGLGEAMVGINVDDIPAPHRLAERGW; encoded by the coding sequence GTGGTCGGCACCGCGCGGGTCAAGCGGGGCATGGCCGAAATGCTCAAGGGTGGCGTGATCATGGACGTGGTCACCGCCGAGCAGGCCAAGATCGCAGAGGATGCCGGCGCGGTCGCGGTGATGGCGCTGGAGCGGGTACCCGCCGACATCCGCGCCCAGGGCGGGGTGTCCCGGATGAGTGACCCGGACATGATCGACAGCATCATCAACGCGGTCTCCATTCCGGTGATGGCGAAGGCCCGGATCGGCCACTTCGTCGAGGCCCAGGTGCTCCAGGCCCTCGGGGTGGACTACGTGGACGAGTCCGAGGTGCTGACCCCGGCGGACTACGCGAACCACATCGACAAGTGGCAGTTCACCGTGCCCTTCGTCTGTGGAGCCACCAACCTGGGCGAGGCGCTGCGCCGGCTCACCGAGGGAGCGGCGATGATCCGCTCCAAGGGCGAGGCGGGCACCGGTGACGTCTCCAACGCGACCACGCACATGCGCAAGATCCGTGACGAGATCCGTCGCCTCGGTTCGTTGCCGACCGACGAGCTGTACGTCGCGGCCAAGGAGTTGCAGGCCCCGTACGAGCTGGTCCGGGAGGTGGCCGAGACCGGGAAGCTGCCGGTCGTGCTCTTCACCGCCGGCGGTATCGCCACCCCGGCCGACGCGGCGATGATGATGCAGCTCGGCGCGGAGGGTGTCTTCGTCGGTTCCGGGATCTTCAAGTCCGGCAACCCGGCGCAGCGGGCCGCCGCGATCGTCAAGGCGACCACCTTCTACGACGACCCGGACGTGCTGGCCAAGGTGTCGCGCGGGCTCGGCGAGGCAATGGTCGGGATCAACGTGGACGACATCCCGGCCCCGCACCGCCTGGCGGAGCGGGGTTGGTGA
- a CDS encoding aldo/keto reductase codes for MNANTRVLGRSGIEVSALGLGCWAIGGVWHEGDQPLGWGQVDDDESIRAVRRGLDLGVTLFDTADVYGTGHSERILARALAGHRDEVVIATKWGYTYDEATRQATGPDRSPEYLRRAVAASLRRLDTDRIDLYQLHLGDLAIDQAAELLGTLEELVTEGRIRSYGWSTDLPDRAEAWATAGTHCTAIQHSCSVLQDAPEVLAVCERYDLASVNRGPLAMGLLSGKFTESSTLAADDVRGIAPVWLDWFRDGRPAPEFLARVAAVREVLTADGRTLAQGALGWLWARSGKTIPIPGFRTVAQVEENVGALAYGPLPVEQAAEVDRLLAKL; via the coding sequence ATGAATGCGAATACACGGGTGTTGGGTCGCAGCGGCATCGAGGTGAGTGCACTCGGTCTCGGCTGTTGGGCCATCGGAGGCGTGTGGCACGAGGGGGACCAACCGCTGGGCTGGGGACAGGTGGACGACGACGAGTCGATCCGTGCGGTCCGGCGCGGCCTCGACCTCGGGGTCACCCTCTTCGACACCGCCGACGTCTACGGCACCGGGCACAGCGAGCGGATTCTCGCCCGGGCTCTCGCCGGACACCGCGACGAGGTGGTGATCGCGACCAAGTGGGGCTACACGTACGACGAGGCCACCCGGCAGGCGACCGGCCCGGACCGCTCGCCGGAGTACCTGCGCCGGGCGGTGGCGGCGTCGCTGCGCCGGCTGGACACCGATCGGATCGACCTGTACCAACTGCACCTCGGCGACCTCGCCATCGACCAGGCGGCGGAGCTGCTCGGCACGCTGGAGGAGCTGGTGACCGAGGGTCGGATCCGGTCGTACGGCTGGAGCACCGACCTCCCGGACCGGGCGGAGGCATGGGCGACCGCCGGCACGCACTGCACCGCCATCCAGCACTCCTGCTCGGTGCTCCAGGACGCACCGGAGGTGCTGGCGGTCTGCGAGCGGTACGACCTCGCCAGCGTCAACCGGGGACCACTGGCCATGGGCCTGCTCTCCGGCAAGTTCACCGAATCGTCGACGCTGGCCGCCGACGACGTACGCGGGATCGCTCCGGTCTGGCTGGACTGGTTCCGGGACGGCCGGCCCGCCCCGGAGTTCCTCGCCCGGGTCGCCGCCGTCCGCGAGGTGCTGACGGCGGACGGCCGTACCCTCGCCCAGGGCGCACTCGGCTGGCTCTGGGCCCGCAGCGGCAAGACGATACCGATCCCCGGATTCCGTACCGTCGCCCAGGTCGAGGAGAACGTCGGCGCGCTGGCGTACGGCCCGCTGCCGGTGGAACAGGCCGCCGAGGTCGACCGCCTGCTCGCCAAGCTGTAA
- a CDS encoding phosphatidylinositol mannoside acyltransferase, protein MTPVEFAYLAGWRIVRTLPQPVAAAMFRAAADQAHRKRGRGTTRLAANLRRVVGPELSEAELDQLVRRAMRSYARYWLDAFRLPALRREQIRAQFQLDGVEMLAADMAAARGAVVALPHSGNWDAAGAWVAAMGWPIATVMERLKPEGVYERFLAFRRQLGMEILPTHGGARAPFEVLADRLDAGYLVPLLADRDLSARGIEVRFFGGRARMPAGPALLAIRTGAPLYVAALWYDPEGPRGRLVGPLEVPEPDSGPLDERVRALTQQIADHLAAGIAQRPEDWHMLQRVWIDEGTAVGSTGATAASKGRSDAGRDGVEPEVANPSPMSGPA, encoded by the coding sequence GTGACCCCGGTCGAGTTCGCCTACCTGGCGGGCTGGCGCATCGTGCGTACCCTGCCGCAGCCGGTCGCCGCCGCGATGTTCCGGGCCGCCGCCGACCAGGCCCACCGCAAGCGCGGCCGGGGCACCACCCGACTCGCCGCCAACCTGCGCCGGGTGGTCGGCCCGGAGCTGTCCGAGGCCGAACTCGACCAACTGGTACGTCGGGCCATGCGCTCCTACGCCCGGTACTGGCTGGATGCCTTCCGGCTGCCGGCACTGCGCCGCGAGCAGATCAGGGCCCAGTTCCAGCTGGACGGCGTCGAGATGCTCGCCGCCGACATGGCGGCGGCCCGGGGTGCGGTGGTCGCGCTGCCGCACTCCGGCAACTGGGACGCCGCCGGTGCCTGGGTGGCCGCGATGGGCTGGCCGATCGCCACCGTGATGGAGCGGCTCAAGCCGGAGGGGGTGTACGAGCGCTTCCTCGCCTTCCGCCGCCAGCTCGGGATGGAGATCCTGCCGACCCACGGCGGCGCACGGGCCCCCTTCGAGGTGCTGGCCGACCGGCTCGACGCCGGATACCTGGTGCCACTGCTCGCCGACCGCGACCTGTCGGCGCGCGGGATCGAGGTGCGGTTCTTCGGCGGACGGGCCCGGATGCCGGCCGGCCCAGCCCTGCTCGCGATCCGTACCGGTGCGCCGCTGTACGTCGCGGCGCTCTGGTACGACCCGGAGGGTCCGCGTGGTCGGCTGGTGGGGCCGCTGGAGGTACCGGAACCGGACAGCGGGCCACTCGACGAGCGGGTCCGGGCATTGACCCAGCAGATCGCCGACCACCTGGCGGCGGGCATCGCCCAGCGTCCGGAAGACTGGCACATGCTGCAACGGGTGTGGATCGACGAGGGGACGGCCGTCGGCTCGACCGGGGCGACGGCAGCGTCGAAGGGCCGGTCTGACGCGGGGCGTGACGGCGTGGAGCCAGAAGTGGCCAACCCGTCCCCGATGTCCGGGCCGGCCTAG
- a CDS encoding glycosyltransferase family 4 protein, whose product MRIGIVCPYSFDVPGGVQNHIVDLAEALIGLGHEVSVLAPADEDSPLPSYVVPAGRSVPFPYNGSVARITFGPVSTARVRRWLSRGQFDVLHVHEPFVLSLSLLAVLSARGPVVATFHTAMTRSRALAVAQGMLQLVLERITARIAVSALARKLQVEHLDGGAVEIPNGVAVAKFADAEPLPGWPGPCGPGQGGTLGFLGRFTETRKGFGVLRDAFVALAPERPGLRLLVAGPGDQADLYEGVPPELRDRITFLGRVSEEDKARMLRSVDLYVAPNIGGESFGMILTEAMAAGATVVASDLDAFRRVLDGGRAGEIFPTGDAQALRGTLARLLDDPVRRAELSACAQEVVAAFDWPTVARRVLEVYATAIEATDGRVLDEEWIGPT is encoded by the coding sequence GTGCGGATCGGCATCGTGTGTCCGTACTCCTTCGACGTACCGGGCGGGGTGCAGAACCACATCGTCGACCTGGCGGAGGCGCTGATCGGTCTCGGACACGAGGTGAGCGTCCTCGCACCCGCGGACGAGGACTCGCCCCTGCCGTCGTACGTCGTGCCGGCCGGCCGGTCGGTGCCGTTCCCGTACAACGGTTCGGTGGCCCGGATCACCTTCGGGCCGGTCTCCACCGCCCGGGTCCGGCGTTGGCTGTCCCGGGGCCAGTTCGACGTGCTGCACGTACACGAGCCGTTCGTGCTCAGCCTCTCGTTGCTCGCGGTGCTCTCCGCCCGGGGTCCGGTGGTGGCGACCTTCCACACCGCGATGACCCGGTCCCGGGCGTTGGCGGTCGCCCAGGGCATGCTGCAACTGGTGCTGGAGCGGATCACGGCCCGGATCGCGGTGAGCGCGCTGGCCCGGAAGCTCCAGGTGGAACATCTCGACGGTGGCGCGGTGGAGATCCCCAACGGGGTGGCGGTGGCGAAGTTCGCCGATGCCGAGCCGTTGCCGGGCTGGCCCGGTCCGTGCGGCCCGGGGCAGGGCGGCACGCTGGGCTTTCTCGGCCGGTTCACCGAGACCCGGAAGGGTTTCGGGGTGCTCCGGGACGCGTTCGTGGCGCTCGCTCCCGAGCGTCCGGGGCTGCGGCTGCTGGTCGCCGGCCCGGGTGACCAGGCCGACCTGTACGAGGGCGTTCCGCCCGAGCTGCGGGACCGGATCACCTTTCTCGGCCGGGTCTCCGAGGAGGACAAGGCGCGGATGCTGCGCAGCGTCGACCTCTATGTCGCGCCGAACATCGGCGGCGAGTCGTTCGGGATGATCCTCACCGAGGCGATGGCCGCCGGTGCGACGGTGGTGGCCAGCGACCTGGACGCGTTCCGGCGGGTACTGGACGGCGGCCGGGCCGGGGAGATCTTCCCCACCGGGGACGCCCAGGCGTTGCGCGGCACGCTCGCCAGGCTGCTCGACGATCCGGTACGCCGGGCGGAACTCTCCGCCTGTGCCCAGGAGGTGGTCGCGGCCTTTGACTGGCCGACGGTTGCCCGCCGGGTTCTGGAGGTATACGCAACAGCGATCGAGGCCACCGACGGCCGGGTACTGGACGAGGAGTGGATCGGCCCGACCTGA
- a CDS encoding elongation factor G-like protein EF-G2, with the protein MAQRSSEKGVTGPAPVVDEPGRVRNVVLVGHSGAGKTTLVDALLAASGTISRPGSVVDGTTVCDHDPAAVRQQRSISLACAPLVYQGVKVNLLDTPGYADFVGELRAGLRAADAALFVVSAVDGMDGATAALWQECAAVGMPRAVAVTRLDHQRADLDETVALCQRVFGDNVLPLYLPMLNDDGVDVVGLMGLITRRIFDYSDGLPATVREPDPEHLPAIGDARNELIEGIIAESEDETLLDRYLGGEEIEVEVLIDDLETAVARGHFYPVVPVCAETGLGIDVLLELLTSAFPTPLEHDLPTVTGIDGTPQPPLTCDPDGPLVAEVVKTTIDRHVGRVSLVRVFSGTLRPDQVVHVSGHGMAERGHPDHDADERIAHVYAPLGATLREVPQCVAGDICAITKSGTAETGDTISAKEHPLLIAPWEMPEPLLPVAIVAKSRADEDALAKNLSRLVAGDPTMRLERNPETHQLVLWCMGEAHAEVVLERLRGGGVDLETEPVRVALRETFAVASKGHGRHVKQSGGHGQYAVCDIEVEPLPRSGGFEFADRVVGGAVPHNYIPSVEKGVRSQMDRGIVAGYPMVDVKVTLVDGKAHSVDSSDAAFQTAGSLALRDAAEKGQVTLLEPVDEVVVRVPDTSVGAVMSDLSGRRGRVLGTEPDPAGSEHTLVRAEVPATELVRYAVELRSMTSGGGTFRRAFVRYEPMPAQLAEQFRKEHSNSR; encoded by the coding sequence ATGGCGCAGAGGAGTTCGGAGAAGGGAGTCACCGGCCCGGCGCCGGTGGTGGATGAACCCGGCAGGGTTCGCAACGTGGTGCTCGTCGGCCACTCCGGCGCGGGCAAGACGACGCTGGTCGACGCGCTGCTGGCGGCGAGCGGCACGATCTCGCGGCCCGGTTCGGTCGTCGACGGCACCACGGTCTGTGACCACGACCCGGCGGCCGTCCGGCAACAGCGGTCGATCTCGCTGGCCTGCGCGCCGCTGGTGTACCAGGGCGTGAAGGTGAACCTGCTCGACACCCCCGGCTACGCGGACTTCGTCGGCGAGTTGCGGGCCGGGCTACGGGCGGCCGACGCGGCGCTGTTCGTGGTCTCGGCGGTGGACGGGATGGACGGCGCCACCGCCGCGCTCTGGCAGGAGTGCGCCGCGGTCGGCATGCCCCGGGCCGTCGCGGTCACCCGGCTGGACCACCAGCGGGCCGACCTCGACGAGACCGTGGCGCTGTGCCAGCGGGTCTTCGGCGACAACGTACTTCCGCTGTACCTGCCGATGCTGAACGACGACGGGGTCGACGTGGTCGGACTGATGGGTCTGATCACCCGGCGGATCTTCGACTACTCCGACGGTCTGCCCGCCACCGTCCGCGAGCCCGATCCCGAGCACCTGCCGGCGATCGGCGACGCCCGGAACGAGCTGATCGAGGGCATCATCGCGGAGAGCGAGGACGAGACCCTGCTCGACCGCTATCTGGGCGGGGAGGAGATCGAGGTCGAGGTCCTGATCGACGACCTGGAGACGGCCGTCGCGCGTGGACACTTCTATCCGGTCGTACCGGTCTGCGCCGAGACCGGACTCGGCATCGACGTACTGCTGGAACTGCTGACCTCGGCGTTCCCGACCCCGCTGGAGCATGACCTGCCCACCGTCACCGGGATCGACGGCACCCCGCAGCCACCGCTGACCTGTGACCCCGACGGCCCGCTGGTCGCCGAGGTCGTGAAGACCACCATCGACCGGCACGTCGGGCGGGTGTCCCTGGTCCGGGTCTTCTCCGGCACGCTGCGGCCCGACCAGGTCGTACACGTCTCCGGGCACGGCATGGCCGAGCGTGGCCATCCGGACCACGACGCCGACGAGCGGATCGCGCACGTCTACGCCCCGCTCGGTGCCACGCTGCGCGAGGTGCCGCAATGTGTCGCCGGGGACATCTGCGCGATCACCAAATCGGGTACGGCCGAGACCGGCGACACCATCTCGGCCAAGGAGCACCCGCTACTGATCGCTCCGTGGGAGATGCCCGAGCCGCTGCTGCCGGTCGCCATCGTCGCCAAGAGCCGGGCCGACGAGGACGCGCTGGCCAAGAACCTGTCCCGGCTGGTCGCGGGTGACCCGACGATGCGGCTGGAACGCAACCCGGAGACCCACCAACTGGTGCTGTGGTGCATGGGAGAGGCACACGCCGAGGTGGTGCTGGAGCGGCTCCGGGGCGGCGGCGTCGACCTGGAGACCGAGCCGGTACGGGTGGCGCTGCGCGAGACCTTCGCGGTCGCGTCGAAGGGGCACGGCCGGCACGTGAAGCAGTCAGGCGGGCACGGCCAGTACGCGGTCTGCGACATCGAGGTGGAGCCGCTGCCCCGCAGCGGTGGGTTCGAGTTCGCCGATCGGGTGGTCGGCGGCGCGGTACCGCACAACTACATCCCCTCGGTCGAGAAGGGCGTACGCAGCCAGATGGACCGGGGCATCGTCGCCGGCTATCCGATGGTGGACGTGAAGGTGACCCTGGTCGACGGCAAGGCGCACAGTGTCGACTCCTCCGACGCCGCCTTCCAGACCGCCGGTTCGCTAGCCCTGCGGGACGCGGCCGAGAAGGGCCAGGTCACTCTGCTGGAGCCGGTCGACGAGGTGGTGGTCCGGGTGCCGGACACCTCGGTCGGCGCGGTGATGAGCGACCTGTCCGGCCGGCGTGGCCGGGTCCTCGGGACCGAGCCGGATCCGGCGGGCAGCGAACACACCCTGGTCCGGGCGGAGGTGCCGGCGACCGAACTGGTCCGGTACGCCGTCGAACTCCGCTCGATGACCTCCGGCGGGGGCACGTTCCGGCGAGCCTTCGTCCGGTACGAGCCGATGCCCGCCCAACTGGCCGAACAGTTCCGCAAGGAGCACAGCAACAGCCGCTGA
- the pgsA gene encoding phosphatidylinositol phosphate synthase yields MAKIFQVSARAGMTRVVEPIARTLLRAGVTPNAVTVTGTLGVLVGSIALGARGYLVAGALVVTFFALTDLLDGTMARMRGGSSRFGAFLDSSMDRVSDGAVFGAVAYWLATQNDRVGVAAALICLVSGGLVSYVKARAEGLGMTCNVGIAERTERLLIVGVGGLLTGLGLDWALTTALWLLAAVSVFTVGQRMTHVYRQAQRAELGVDA; encoded by the coding sequence ATGGCGAAGATCTTCCAAGTGTCGGCCCGTGCGGGCATGACCCGCGTTGTCGAACCGATTGCCCGGACCCTGCTACGGGCCGGAGTGACGCCCAACGCCGTCACCGTGACCGGAACCCTGGGGGTGCTGGTCGGCTCGATCGCGCTCGGTGCCCGGGGTTACCTGGTGGCCGGCGCGCTGGTCGTGACCTTTTTCGCGCTCACCGACCTGCTCGACGGCACGATGGCCCGGATGCGCGGCGGGTCCAGCCGGTTCGGCGCCTTCCTCGATTCGAGCATGGACCGGGTCTCCGACGGAGCCGTCTTCGGTGCCGTCGCGTACTGGCTGGCCACCCAGAACGACCGGGTCGGGGTGGCCGCCGCGCTGATCTGCCTGGTCTCCGGCGGGCTGGTCTCCTATGTCAAGGCCCGGGCCGAGGGGCTGGGCATGACCTGCAACGTCGGGATCGCCGAGCGGACCGAGCGGCTGCTGATCGTCGGGGTCGGCGGGCTGCTCACCGGGCTCGGGCTCGACTGGGCGCTGACCACCGCGCTCTGGCTGCTCGCCGCCGTCTCCGTGTTCACCGTCGGACAGCGGATGACGCACGTCTACCGGCAGGCCCAGCGTGCCGAGCTGGGCGTCGACGCGTGA